The DNA sequence CCCCGTCCTTGTCAACGCCGCCAATCAATAGCTGGACCCAGTAGGGGAAGTACCTCCTCCCCGCGAGTATGTTCGACATCAGGGTCGAGGCGGCCTTCACGCTCATCTCCGCATTGTGCTTCAGCCTGTAGAGCTCCACCTCGGCCTGCATGTATCGCGCCAGAATCTGTGCGTCCCCCACGAGGCCAGCGACGCAGAGCCCGAGCCTCTCATCGACCTTAAAAAGCTTTTGGGTTGCTTTATGGGCAATTAGAGTGCCCATAGTGGCGCGCCTCTCGCTCCCCAAGACGACGCCGTCCTTGCACACAATGCCCAGGATGGTCGTCCCCTTCTTCAGCTCGTCCATGCTCCCGCTCATTTCAGAAACCTTCCTTTCAATATATTATAACTCTTGCGTGAAGGGGATTTAAATTCCGCTATTTAATTATTTTGGATGCGAGCCCTGCCCATCGCCGGGTGCACCTCTCCCCCAACAATAAGCGCGA is a window from the Thermoplasmata archaeon genome containing:
- the psmB gene encoding archaeal proteasome endopeptidase complex subunit beta; this translates as MDELKKGTTILGIVCKDGVVLGSERRATMGTLIAHKATQKLFKVDERLGLCVAGLVGDAQILARYMQAEVELYRLKHNAEMSVKAASTLMSNILAGRRYFPYWVQLLIGGVDKDGGHVYSLDPAGGSIPDKFVTAGSGSPYVYGVLEDHYKDSITVADATDLAIRALTAAMKRDAASGDGMDIAVITQKGFKLLTEEEIKKRKHKIGLD